The DNA sequence GTTGATATCTGTAAGACAACTTACACACTGGTTAAAGTCAAACCTAGGGCGCGGCATGGGTGAGTTGGCCCGTCGCCTCGCGACCTCGGTGCCGACGAGACCCTACGAAGATCCGCAAGATCCTTGACAAGGACCTTGTGCAGAGTATCGTAATGTCAAACATTTTCGCAGCCATGAGAAACAGGTCAGACTGTCGAGGCCTGGCGTCAAGCAACAAAGGCCGCTGGACCGGGAAGCGTGAAGCCGGTCGGACGCGGTCGCGGTATGCGTATGGAGGCCCCGTCGGGGCGATTTGTCGATTCAGGAGCGCTGATTCCATGACCTACCAAGACGTCACCGTGGCTGTCGAGGACGGCGTAGCGGTCATCACCATCAACAGGCCCGACCGCGGCAACAAGCTGAGGTTCGAAACGGCCCGCGAGCTGCTCGACGCGTTCCGGAATGTTCGGGAGGACCCGGAGATCGACGTCGTGGTCCTCACCGGCGCAGGTGAGAAGTTCTTCTGTATCGGGGGTGAGCACGAGGAGCTCAAGTCCCTCGACTACTCCAGCGTCATGCCCGTCATCGACCTCTACGAATTCATCGACGCGATGCCCAAGCCGGTGATCGCGGCGATCAACGGGTTCGCCGTCGGAGGCGGCAACGTGCTGCAGGTCGTCTGCGACCTGTCGATAGCCGCCGAACACGCAGTGTTCCGCCAGGTCGGTCCGCTCGTCGGCAGTTTCGACGCCGGCTTCGGCACCTGGTACCTGGAGGAGACCATCGGCCGCCGTCGGGCCAAGGAGATGTGGTACCTGAACCGCAAGTACACGGCTCAGGAGGCGCAGAACATGGGCCTGGTGAATGAGGTGGTCTCCGGCCGGCCCGTTGTCGACAGGGCCGTTGAGGTCGCCCAGGACCTGCGACGGCGTGGGCCGTTCGCACTGGCGGCTCTCAAGACAGCCTTCTCCAGCCGTCATACCGGAGTCGCAGGCCAGGCGCGCCTCGCCCACGACCTCCTGC is a window from the Streptomyces luomodiensis genome containing:
- a CDS encoding enoyl-CoA hydratase-related protein, producing the protein MTYQDVTVAVEDGVAVITINRPDRGNKLRFETARELLDAFRNVREDPEIDVVVLTGAGEKFFCIGGEHEELKSLDYSSVMPVIDLYEFIDAMPKPVIAAINGFAVGGGNVLQVVCDLSIAAEHAVFRQVGPLVGSFDAGFGTWYLEETIGRRRAKEMWYLNRKYTAQEAQNMGLVNEVVSGRPVVDRAVEVAQDLRRRGPFALAALKTAFSSRHTGVAGQARLAHDLLLTAYRSTEEAAEMSESFEARRAPSREKFNR